In Pasteurella multocida subsp. multocida OH4807, a genomic segment contains:
- the tpx gene encoding lipid hydroperoxide peroxidase (COG2077 Peroxiredoxin): MSNITLAGKRVEVLGTFPQVNDIITDFTAVNTKLDNVTLSHFEGKRKVLNIFPSIDTGVCAMSVRKFNEQAANLTNTVVLCLSADLPFAQARFCGAEGIDNVIALSTFRHKVLHQRLGVEIADGLLAGLTARAVIVLDENNRVLHSELVSEIKNEPNYEVALAVL; encoded by the coding sequence ATGAGCAACATTACGTTAGCTGGCAAGCGCGTTGAAGTATTAGGTACATTCCCTCAAGTGAATGACATCATCACTGACTTTACTGCGGTGAATACAAAATTAGACAATGTAACGTTATCTCATTTTGAGGGAAAGCGTAAAGTACTGAACATTTTCCCAAGTATTGACACGGGAGTTTGTGCTATGTCTGTACGTAAATTTAATGAACAGGCGGCGAATTTAACGAATACTGTTGTGTTATGTTTATCAGCCGATTTACCTTTTGCACAAGCTCGTTTTTGTGGTGCGGAGGGAATTGATAACGTGATTGCTTTGTCTACTTTCCGTCATAAAGTGCTCCACCAGCGTCTTGGTGTTGAGATAGCAGATGGACTTTTAGCAGGACTCACTGCACGTGCGGTGATTGTTTTAGATGAAAATAATCGTGTATTACACAGCGAATTAGTATCAGAAATTAAAAATGAACCCAATTATGAAGTAGCGTTAGCAGTGCTTTAA
- a CDS encoding transmembrane protein: MKGYAFLVSILCFFSTTLSAQWLNVGKADYTWGPFHVYTISLYTETGHYEENLRPLMLTFNYAKPIEGKNFAISLIKEMENLNLDNLDSKTYLETLKSIFPDISPNDVLNYIALEDRGYFVLNDTILDNEFDPSFTQALIAIWLSPNTNFPKLQPKLLGDEKNQSSGEDAPISSPKVAPLTDDSANPELPPNYPLENRENEFSQRR; the protein is encoded by the coding sequence ATGAAAGGTTACGCATTTTTAGTTTCAATTCTGTGCTTTTTTTCAACAACACTCTCAGCACAATGGTTGAATGTGGGAAAAGCGGATTATACTTGGGGACCCTTCCATGTTTATACGATTAGTCTCTATACTGAAACAGGTCATTATGAAGAAAACCTGCGTCCCTTGATGCTCACATTTAACTATGCAAAACCGATTGAAGGTAAAAATTTTGCGATTAGCCTCATTAAAGAAATGGAGAACTTAAACCTAGATAATCTCGACAGTAAAACTTATCTAGAAACGCTAAAATCGATTTTCCCTGATATCTCGCCTAATGACGTATTAAATTATATTGCATTAGAGGATCGTGGTTATTTTGTGTTAAACGACACCATTCTCGATAACGAATTTGATCCGAGTTTCACTCAAGCACTCATTGCGATTTGGCTATCTCCAAATACGAATTTCCCTAAATTACAACCGAAATTACTGGGCGATGAAAAAAACCAATCTTCGGGTGAGGACGCCCCCATTTCTTCGCCAAAAGTTGCGCCACTCACAGACGATTCAGCGAATCCTGAATTGCCACCCAATTATCCATTAGAAAACCGAGAAAATGAATTTTCTCAACGTAGATAA
- a CDS encoding N-acetylglutamate synthase (COG0548 Acetylglutamate kinase) has translation MRSTELVHWFRQSTPYVNMHRGKTFVIMLDGDTIACPNFVNIINDISLLHSLGIKLVLVFGARYQINELLQQHQITSLYHKNIRITDLDSLELVKQAVGKLNYDIASRLSLRLPHSPLINVVTGNFVLAQPIGVDEGVDYQLSGKIRRINTESIQQQLDRDAIVLIGPIAPSVTGESFNLPFEEIATQVAIKLNAEKLIGFCATQGILDSNQQTISDLLPQEAECYLHELIKQNQYHSSQARFLQAAIETCRSGIKRSHLMSYEEDGSLLQELFTRDGVGTQLSMASSETIRLATVSDIPALLELIRPLEQQGILVKRSREQLEMEIHNYTIIDRDGVIIACAALNCYHAEKMAEMACVAVHPDYRNSSRGDILLDAIKKRAKLLGIETLFVLTTRTVHWFQERGFQLATINELPLTKRQHYNYQRRSKILMLPLAQ, from the coding sequence ATGCGTAGTACAGAATTAGTCCATTGGTTTAGACAATCAACCCCCTATGTCAATATGCATAGAGGAAAAACGTTTGTGATTATGCTAGATGGCGACACAATTGCTTGCCCGAACTTCGTTAATATTATTAATGATATTAGTCTATTACATAGTTTAGGTATTAAACTCGTCCTTGTGTTTGGCGCACGTTATCAAATCAATGAATTATTACAGCAACATCAAATAACCAGCCTTTACCATAAAAATATTCGTATTACGGATTTAGACAGTCTTGAGCTCGTCAAACAAGCCGTTGGGAAATTAAACTATGATATTGCTTCTCGCCTTTCGCTACGCTTACCTCATTCGCCATTAATTAATGTTGTCACCGGCAATTTTGTCTTAGCACAACCCATTGGAGTAGATGAAGGCGTGGACTATCAATTAAGTGGCAAAATCCGTCGTATTAATACAGAAAGTATCCAACAACAACTTGATCGTGATGCGATTGTCTTGATTGGTCCCATCGCTCCTTCTGTAACTGGCGAATCGTTTAACTTACCATTTGAAGAAATCGCAACACAAGTTGCGATAAAATTAAATGCAGAAAAATTAATTGGTTTTTGTGCTACCCAAGGGATTTTAGACAGCAATCAACAAACCATCAGTGATCTCCTTCCACAAGAAGCAGAATGCTATCTACATGAATTAATCAAACAAAATCAATACCATTCTTCACAAGCACGATTTTTACAAGCGGCGATTGAAACCTGTCGCTCTGGTATTAAACGTTCTCATTTAATGAGTTATGAAGAAGATGGTTCACTGTTGCAAGAACTCTTTACTCGTGATGGCGTGGGAACACAACTCTCAATGGCGTCATCCGAAACCATTCGCTTAGCGACAGTAAGCGATATTCCCGCATTACTTGAACTCATTCGCCCATTAGAACAACAAGGTATTCTTGTAAAACGATCGCGTGAACAACTTGAAATGGAGATTCATAATTATACTATTATTGACCGAGATGGCGTGATCATCGCGTGTGCCGCGCTCAATTGCTATCACGCTGAAAAAATGGCAGAAATGGCTTGTGTTGCAGTCCATCCTGACTACCGAAACTCATCTCGAGGAGATATTTTGCTTGATGCCATTAAAAAACGAGCAAAGCTACTCGGTATCGAGACACTCTTTGTGCTAACCACTCGAACAGTACATTGGTTCCAAGAGCGCGGTTTCCAATTAGCGACAATTAACGAACTCCCGCTCACTAAACGTCAACACTATAACTACCAACGCCGTTCTAAAATTCTTATGTTACCTTTAGCACAATAA
- the fumC gene encoding fumarate hydratase (COG0114 Fumarase) yields MTFRIEKDTMGEVHVPADKYWAAQTERSRNNFKIGPEASMPKEIIEAFGYLKKAAAYANHDLGVLPVEKRDLIAQACDEILAKKLDDQFPLVIWQTGSGTQSNMNVNEVVANRAHVLNGGKLGEKSIIHPNDDVNKSQSSNDTYPTAMHIAAYKKVVEHTLPCVKRLQKTLAAKAAAFQDVVKIGRTHLMDATPLTLGQEFSAYAAQLAFGIKALENTLPHLAELALGGTAVGTGLNTPKGYDVKVANYIAEFTGLPFVTAQNKFEALATHDAVVETHGALKQLAVSLYKIANDVRLLASGPRSGIGEILIPENEPGSSIMPGKVNPTQCEAMTMVCAQVLGNDVTISFAGTQGHFQLNVYKPVMAANFLQSAQLLGDACVSFDEHCAVGIEPNYPRIKQQLEQSLMLVTALNTHIGYENAAKIAKTAHKNGTTLKEEAINLGLVTSEQFDQWVRPEDMVGSLK; encoded by the coding sequence ATGACATTCCGTATCGAAAAAGACACAATGGGCGAAGTACACGTACCCGCAGATAAATATTGGGCAGCACAAACTGAGCGTTCTCGCAATAATTTCAAAATTGGACCTGAAGCCTCTATGCCAAAAGAAATTATCGAAGCTTTTGGTTATTTGAAAAAAGCAGCCGCTTACGCTAACCATGATTTAGGTGTTTTACCTGTGGAAAAACGGGATTTAATTGCCCAAGCCTGTGATGAAATTTTAGCGAAAAAATTAGATGACCAATTCCCATTAGTCATTTGGCAAACGGGCTCAGGTACACAATCTAATATGAACGTGAATGAAGTCGTTGCAAACCGTGCTCATGTTCTTAATGGCGGGAAATTAGGTGAAAAATCTATCATTCACCCAAATGATGATGTGAATAAGTCCCAATCCTCTAACGATACTTATCCAACTGCAATGCACATTGCTGCCTATAAAAAAGTCGTTGAGCACACGTTACCTTGTGTAAAACGTTTACAAAAAACCTTAGCTGCAAAAGCAGCAGCCTTTCAAGATGTCGTAAAAATCGGACGTACACACTTAATGGATGCGACACCATTAACATTAGGACAAGAGTTTTCAGCCTATGCAGCACAATTAGCGTTTGGTATCAAAGCACTAGAAAATACTTTACCCCATTTAGCAGAATTAGCGTTAGGTGGAACAGCTGTTGGTACGGGCTTAAATACGCCAAAAGGTTATGATGTCAAAGTTGCAAACTATATTGCTGAATTTACAGGCTTACCATTTGTGACTGCACAAAATAAATTTGAGGCATTAGCAACACATGATGCCGTTGTAGAAACACACGGAGCTTTGAAACAATTAGCCGTCTCGCTCTACAAAATTGCCAACGATGTTCGTTTATTAGCCTCAGGTCCACGTTCTGGTATTGGTGAAATTTTAATTCCTGAAAATGAGCCTGGTTCATCCATCATGCCAGGAAAAGTTAACCCAACGCAATGTGAAGCAATGACCATGGTTTGTGCACAAGTCTTAGGTAATGATGTCACCATTTCATTTGCGGGTACGCAAGGTCACTTCCAACTTAACGTGTATAAACCTGTCATGGCCGCTAACTTCCTACAATCTGCGCAATTATTAGGTGATGCCTGTGTTTCCTTTGATGAACACTGTGCTGTAGGCATTGAGCCGAATTATCCACGTATTAAACAACAATTAGAGCAGTCTCTTATGCTTGTTACTGCATTAAATACTCATATTGGTTATGAAAATGCAGCTAAAATTGCTAAAACTGCGCATAAAAATGGTACAACCTTAAAAGAAGAAGCCATCAACTTAGGTTTAGTGACATCAGAACAATTTGATCAATGGGTTCGTCCAGAAGATATGGTGGGTAGTTTAAAATAA
- the grxA gene encoding glutaredoxin 1 (COG0695 Glutaredoxin and related proteins): protein MFVVIFGRSGCPYCVRAKNLADKLKNTLDDFDYRYVDIVEEGITKADLSQSVGKPVETVPQIFIDEKPIGGCTDFEALMKAQFNIVA, encoded by the coding sequence ATGTTTGTTGTTATTTTTGGCCGTTCAGGCTGTCCATATTGTGTACGTGCAAAAAACTTAGCAGATAAACTCAAAAACACACTCGATGATTTTGATTATCGCTATGTCGATATTGTGGAAGAAGGCATCACTAAAGCAGATCTTTCTCAATCTGTTGGTAAACCTGTCGAAACTGTTCCACAGATCTTTATTGATGAAAAACCAATCGGTGGTTGCACTGATTTTGAAGCATTGATGAAAGCACAATTCAATATCGTGGCCTAA
- a CDS encoding hypothetical protein (COG0783 DNA-binding ferritin-like protein (oxidative damage protectant)), which yields MTTAIGLCEASSQKLANELNTLLANYQVFYTNVRGYHWNIKGVNFFELHAKFEEIYNDLVVKVDEIAERILTLGHTPNNAYSQYLKVATIQEHIGVSNAQDCLSGTLNGFKELLKQQRAILEIAGEAGDEGTASQMSDYIKEQEKLIWMFTAACQSCHA from the coding sequence ATGACAACAGCAATCGGTTTATGTGAAGCATCATCTCAAAAATTAGCGAATGAACTCAATACGTTATTGGCTAATTACCAAGTATTTTATACTAACGTACGTGGTTATCACTGGAATATCAAAGGCGTGAATTTCTTTGAATTACACGCAAAATTTGAAGAAATTTACAACGATTTAGTCGTGAAAGTTGACGAAATAGCAGAACGTATTCTCACACTTGGACATACACCAAATAACGCGTATAGCCAATATTTAAAAGTAGCCACAATTCAAGAGCATATTGGTGTAAGCAATGCTCAAGATTGTCTATCTGGCACCCTCAACGGCTTTAAAGAACTGTTGAAACAACAACGTGCGATTTTAGAGATTGCGGGCGAAGCAGGCGACGAAGGGACAGCTTCACAGATGAGCGACTACATTAAAGAGCAAGAAAAATTGATTTGGATGTTTACTGCAGCTTGCCAAAGCTGTCATGCTTAA
- a CDS encoding hypothetical protein (COG3150 Predicted esterase) — protein sequence MIIYLHGFDSSSPGNHEKVMQLKFIDDDVRFVNYSTLHPRHDMQFLLNEVHKLVSESKDPSPLICGVGLGGYWSERIGFLCGIKQAIFNPNLFPYENMQGKIDRPEEYEDIATKCVENFRSKNKGNCLVFLSTEDEVLDSQRSAETLSPFYEIVWDAVETHKFKKISHHLQKIKAFKQG from the coding sequence ATGATTATTTATTTACATGGATTTGATTCAAGCAGTCCTGGCAATCACGAAAAAGTGATGCAATTAAAATTTATTGATGATGATGTTCGTTTTGTCAATTACAGCACATTACATCCACGCCACGATATGCAATTTCTGTTAAATGAAGTGCATAAATTGGTATCTGAAAGCAAAGATCCCTCACCTTTAATTTGTGGCGTTGGCTTGGGTGGTTACTGGTCCGAACGTATTGGTTTTTTATGTGGCATTAAACAAGCTATTTTTAATCCGAATTTATTCCCTTATGAGAATATGCAAGGAAAAATTGATCGCCCAGAAGAATATGAGGATATTGCGACCAAATGTGTGGAGAACTTCCGTAGCAAAAATAAAGGGAATTGCTTAGTATTTCTTTCAACAGAAGATGAAGTACTGGATTCTCAACGTAGCGCAGAAACCCTTTCACCGTTTTATGAAATTGTGTGGGATGCAGTAGAAACGCATAAATTTAAGAAAATTTCGCACCATTTACAGAAAATTAAAGCTTTTAAGCAGGGGTAA
- the valS gene encoding valyl-tRNA ligase (COG0525 Valyl-tRNA synthetase) — protein sequence MADRFTPSAVEQALYKHWEESGYFKPSEDTLKPSYSIAIPPPNVTGSLHMGHAFQQTLMDILIRFNRMEGHNTLWQTGTDHAGIATQMVVERKIAAEEGKTRHDYGREAFINKIWDWKAYSGGTISQQMRRLGNSIDWERERFTMDEGLSEAVKEVFVRLHEEGLIYRGKRLVNWDPKLHTAISDLEVENKESKGSLWHFRYPLANGAKTADGKDYLVVATTRPETMLGDTAVAVHPEDERYQSLIGKTVVLPLANREIPIIADDYVDREFGTGVVKITPAHDFNDYEVGKRHQLPMVNVMTLNADIRAEAENIGSDGKILENYTALIPTKYQGMDRFAARKQIVADFEELGLLEEIKPHDLKVPYGDRGGVPIEPMLTDQWYVSVKPLAEVAVKAVEDGEIQFVPKQYENLYFSWMRDIQDWCISRQLWWGHRIPAWYDEQGNVYVARDEAEVRQKHNLSADVVLKQDEDVLDTWFSSGLWTFSTLGWPKQTPDLKMFHSTDVLITGFDIIFFWVARMIMFTMHFVKDENGKPQVPFKTVYVTGLIRDEQGQKMSKSKGNVIDPLDMIDGIDLESLLEKRTGNMMQPQLAEKIAKATVKAFPEGIAEHGTDALRFTLTALATNGRDINWDMKRLEGYRNFCNKLWNASRFVLTNNKLDLSEGSVEYSVADRWIQSEFNRTVETFRNALAQFRFDLCATALYEFTWDQFCDWYLELTKPVFANGSAAQKRGASQTLINVLEKLLRLTHPVMPFITEEIWQKVKAFAGVSGDTIMLQSFPQFEQSALDYQAEAEINWMKEVIVAVRNIRAESNIPPSKSLDLLLRNVSDEDQNYLQNSRTLIQAMAKLDSIRLLEVGEEAPLSVAKLVNKAELLVPMAGFINKEAELARLHKEIEKYQGEIQRIENKLANETFVAKAPPAVIEKEREKMREYQDGLEKLKGQYQAIENL from the coding sequence ATGGCAGATCGTTTTACGCCATCTGCAGTTGAACAAGCCCTGTATAAACACTGGGAAGAAAGCGGTTATTTTAAACCGTCTGAAGATACTTTAAAACCAAGCTATTCGATTGCAATTCCGCCGCCGAACGTAACTGGTAGCTTACATATGGGGCACGCTTTCCAGCAAACATTGATGGATATTTTAATCCGTTTCAACCGTATGGAAGGGCATAACACATTATGGCAAACGGGTACTGACCACGCGGGGATTGCAACTCAAATGGTGGTGGAGCGTAAAATCGCTGCTGAAGAAGGGAAAACGCGTCACGATTATGGACGTGAAGCATTTATTAATAAAATTTGGGATTGGAAAGCCTATTCAGGTGGCACAATTAGCCAACAAATGCGTCGTTTAGGTAACTCAATCGACTGGGAGCGTGAACGTTTCACAATGGACGAGGGTTTATCTGAAGCAGTAAAAGAGGTGTTTGTGCGTTTACACGAAGAAGGCTTAATTTATCGTGGTAAACGTTTAGTGAACTGGGATCCAAAATTACACACTGCGATTTCTGATCTTGAAGTAGAAAACAAAGAGAGTAAAGGTTCACTTTGGCATTTCCGTTATCCATTAGCGAACGGTGCGAAAACTGCTGACGGTAAAGATTATTTAGTGGTGGCGACAACACGTCCTGAAACAATGCTAGGTGATACTGCTGTGGCTGTACACCCAGAAGATGAACGTTATCAATCACTTATTGGTAAAACCGTCGTATTGCCATTAGCCAATCGTGAAATTCCGATTATCGCAGATGATTATGTCGATCGTGAATTTGGAACGGGCGTGGTGAAAATTACACCAGCGCACGACTTCAACGACTATGAAGTGGGTAAACGTCACCAATTACCAATGGTGAACGTGATGACCTTAAATGCGGATATTCGTGCGGAAGCCGAGAACATTGGTTCAGACGGCAAAATTCTTGAAAATTACACCGCACTGATTCCAACCAAGTATCAAGGTATGGATCGTTTTGCTGCGCGTAAACAAATCGTGGCAGATTTTGAAGAACTAGGTTTATTGGAAGAAATCAAACCACACGATTTGAAAGTGCCTTATGGTGACCGTGGTGGTGTGCCGATCGAGCCAATGTTAACTGACCAATGGTATGTGAGCGTGAAACCGCTTGCCGAAGTGGCAGTGAAAGCGGTAGAAGACGGCGAAATCCAATTCGTACCAAAACAGTATGAAAACCTGTATTTCTCTTGGATGCGTGATATTCAAGATTGGTGTATTTCTCGTCAATTATGGTGGGGACACCGTATTCCAGCTTGGTATGATGAACAGGGTAATGTGTATGTTGCACGTGATGAAGCAGAAGTACGCCAAAAACACAACTTATCTGCTGATGTCGTATTAAAACAAGATGAAGACGTGTTGGATACTTGGTTCTCATCAGGTTTATGGACCTTCTCAACGTTAGGTTGGCCAAAACAAACCCCCGATCTGAAAATGTTCCATTCAACAGATGTGTTGATCACGGGCTTTGACATCATTTTCTTCTGGGTTGCACGTATGATTATGTTCACAATGCATTTTGTGAAAGATGAAAACGGCAAACCACAAGTGCCATTCAAAACTGTGTATGTAACAGGTTTGATTCGTGATGAACAAGGACAAAAAATGTCCAAGTCGAAAGGTAACGTCATCGATCCATTGGATATGATTGACGGTATTGATCTTGAAAGTCTGTTAGAAAAACGCACTGGCAATATGATGCAGCCACAATTGGCGGAAAAAATTGCGAAAGCGACAGTGAAAGCCTTCCCTGAGGGTATTGCTGAACACGGTACAGATGCCTTACGTTTCACATTAACTGCGTTAGCAACGAATGGTCGTGATATTAACTGGGATATGAAACGTTTAGAAGGTTACCGCAATTTCTGCAACAAATTATGGAATGCGAGCCGTTTCGTATTGACCAATAATAAGCTAGATCTTAGCGAAGGTTCTGTGGAATATTCAGTGGCAGATCGTTGGATTCAGTCTGAATTTAACCGCACCGTAGAAACATTCCGTAACGCATTAGCACAATTCCGTTTTGACTTATGTGCAACTGCGCTTTATGAATTTACGTGGGATCAATTCTGTGACTGGTATTTAGAATTGACCAAACCAGTGTTTGCTAACGGTAGTGCAGCACAAAAACGCGGTGCTAGCCAAACATTGATCAATGTATTGGAAAAATTATTGCGCTTAACACACCCAGTGATGCCATTTATCACTGAAGAAATTTGGCAAAAAGTGAAAGCCTTTGCGGGCGTAAGTGGTGATACCATTATGTTGCAATCTTTCCCACAATTTGAGCAAAGTGCATTAGATTACCAAGCAGAAGCTGAAATTAACTGGATGAAAGAAGTGATTGTTGCGGTACGTAATATTCGTGCAGAAAGCAATATTCCACCAAGTAAAAGTTTAGATCTCTTGTTACGTAATGTTTCCGACGAAGATCAAAATTACTTACAGAATAGCCGCACTTTAATTCAAGCAATGGCAAAATTAGACTCAATTCGCCTGCTTGAAGTCGGGGAAGAGGCGCCTTTGTCTGTGGCGAAGCTAGTGAATAAGGCTGAATTATTAGTGCCGATGGCAGGCTTTATTAATAAAGAGGCAGAATTGGCTCGTTTACATAAAGAAATTGAAAAATACCAAGGTGAGATCCAACGTATTGAAAATAAACTTGCGAACGAAACCTTTGTCGCTAAAGCACCCCCTGCGGTGATTGAGAAAGAACGTGAAAAAATGCGCGAGTATCAAGACGGGCTTGAGAAGCTGAAAGGACAATATCAGGCAATTGAGAATCTTTAA
- a CDS encoding DNA polymerase III subunit chi (COG2927 DNA polymerase III, chi subunit) produces the protein MSKHAQFYLLSCEARVEQVACDLAASAWRLGKRVLIACETEQQAFDLDEALWTREPDEFVPHNVSGEVTNYATPIEISWKGKRNAQRRDILINLQSTVPDYVASFNHIIDFVPADEQLKVLARERYKQLRQLGWQLTTEQMK, from the coding sequence ATGTCTAAACATGCACAATTTTATTTGTTAAGTTGTGAGGCGCGAGTTGAACAAGTGGCTTGTGATTTGGCAGCATCAGCATGGCGTTTGGGAAAACGTGTATTAATTGCTTGTGAAACCGAACAGCAAGCATTTGACCTTGATGAAGCATTGTGGACACGAGAACCTGATGAATTTGTACCCCATAACGTATCAGGGGAAGTGACAAACTATGCGACGCCAATTGAAATTAGTTGGAAAGGTAAGCGCAATGCGCAACGCCGCGATATATTAATCAATTTGCAGTCTACTGTCCCTGATTATGTCGCCAGTTTTAATCATATAATTGACTTTGTTCCAGCAGATGAACAACTAAAAGTCTTGGCTCGTGAACGCTATAAGCAATTGAGACAGCTCGGTTGGCAATTGACCACAGAACAGATGAAATAG
- a CDS encoding ribosomal protein S6 modification protein (COG0189 Glutathione synthase/Ribosomal protein S6 modification enzyme (glutaminyl transferase)), with protein MLCREPRLYSCQRLKEAAENSGHQIAILDPNRCLLKLTECSPHVELYYQANVEAEPERLPQYDAVIPRFGTQSTRMGCAVLRHLEINHVPSLNSEQAFLKARDKWLSLQILAEKGIAIPTSIFAGREFQALSALAQIGSPTILKTLAGAQGIGVILAEKKQSAVSILETLKQAEVPVLAQDFIAEAQGSDIRCFVIGDRVVASMQRIGQNGEFRANFHRGGLAEKITLSEQEKSIAIQATKALGLDVAGVDLIRSKRGLLVLEVNASPGLEMIEKTSGIDIALQMIVYLEKKYHMARSAV; from the coding sequence ATGTTATGTCGTGAGCCTCGGCTCTATAGTTGTCAGCGTTTAAAAGAAGCTGCTGAAAATAGCGGGCATCAAATTGCTATTCTTGATCCGAATCGTTGTTTGTTGAAATTAACGGAATGTTCGCCGCATGTTGAATTATATTATCAAGCAAACGTTGAAGCTGAACCTGAACGTTTACCACAATATGATGCGGTTATTCCCCGTTTTGGTACACAGAGTACGAGAATGGGGTGTGCCGTATTACGCCATCTAGAAATCAATCATGTGCCAAGCTTAAATTCAGAACAGGCATTCTTGAAAGCTCGAGATAAATGGTTAAGTCTACAAATTCTTGCAGAGAAAGGCATTGCTATTCCGACCTCGATCTTTGCTGGTAGAGAATTTCAAGCACTATCAGCATTAGCACAAATTGGTTCGCCGACCATTTTAAAAACATTGGCTGGCGCGCAAGGAATCGGTGTGATTCTCGCCGAGAAAAAACAAAGTGCGGTCAGTATATTAGAAACATTAAAACAAGCTGAAGTCCCTGTTCTTGCGCAAGACTTTATTGCGGAAGCCCAAGGTAGTGATATTCGGTGTTTCGTTATCGGAGATCGTGTTGTGGCGAGCATGCAACGTATTGGACAAAATGGTGAGTTTCGTGCGAATTTTCACCGAGGCGGTTTGGCGGAAAAGATCACGCTATCTGAACAAGAAAAAAGTATTGCCATTCAAGCGACGAAAGCACTCGGTCTTGATGTTGCGGGGGTTGACTTAATTCGTTCTAAACGGGGATTATTAGTGCTCGAAGTCAATGCCAGTCCAGGTTTAGAGATGATAGAAAAAACAAGTGGTATTGATATTGCACTACAAATGATCGTCTATCTTGAAAAGAAATACCATATGGCACGCAGTGCGGTATAA